From a single Bacillus pumilus genomic region:
- the opp1B gene encoding nickel/cobalt ABC transporter permease yields MTRYLLKRILLLFPLMMFITFFAFVLLTMRANDPAEVALRVNQVTPTEAMIESMRQELGLDQPFLIRYVTWLKDGLTGDFGRSYVTQEPVFDLIMEALPATLQLAGAALFFIIVLSLLLGVICAYAAHTWVDRVLRAFVFIAASMPSFWLGILFIWLFSVKFNWVNTSGMEGFKSIILPAVTLSLGYLSTYVRLIRNQILKFQHEPFVFYARARGLKERAVQLKVMRHALQLAVTALGMSIPKLIAGTVIIENLFAWPGVGRLCVTAIFHADFPIIQAYLFVMGFLFVVCNLMADVVQMTMNPQLRKEA; encoded by the coding sequence ATGACACGCTATCTCTTAAAACGAATATTGCTGCTTTTTCCGCTCATGATGTTCATTACTTTCTTTGCCTTTGTCCTGCTGACGATGCGGGCAAATGATCCAGCTGAGGTTGCTTTGCGGGTGAATCAAGTGACGCCAACAGAAGCCATGATTGAATCGATGCGGCAGGAGCTAGGCTTAGATCAGCCATTTCTTATACGATATGTCACATGGCTCAAAGATGGACTAACAGGGGATTTTGGTAGGAGTTATGTTACACAGGAGCCAGTTTTTGATCTTATCATGGAGGCGCTGCCTGCCACATTGCAGCTTGCAGGAGCAGCGCTCTTTTTCATCATTGTACTGAGTTTGTTACTCGGAGTGATCTGTGCATATGCTGCGCATACATGGGTGGATCGAGTACTGCGCGCTTTTGTATTTATCGCTGCTTCAATGCCTAGTTTTTGGTTAGGGATTTTGTTTATTTGGCTTTTTTCTGTCAAATTCAATTGGGTCAATACGAGTGGAATGGAAGGGTTCAAATCCATTATTCTCCCAGCTGTCACACTATCGCTGGGCTACTTATCGACCTATGTGAGACTCATTCGCAATCAAATTCTGAAATTTCAGCATGAGCCATTTGTTTTTTATGCAAGAGCTCGCGGATTAAAGGAACGGGCTGTTCAATTGAAAGTGATGAGACATGCGCTTCAATTAGCGGTGACAGCACTTGGTATGTCTATCCCGAAACTCATTGCTGGCACGGTTATTATTGAAAATCTTTTTGCTTGGCCAGGGGTTGGCCGGTTGTGTGTAACAGCTATTTTCCATGCCGATTTCCCTATTATTCAAGCCTATTTATTTGTGATGGGGTTCCTTTTTGTTGTGTGTAACCTCATGGCTGATGTTGTGCAAATGACCATGAATCCGCAGCTGCGAAAGGAGGCCTGA
- the nikA gene encoding nickel ABC transporter substrate-binding protein, whose product MSDQPVYIKKKHPYVTYTLMLFSVMACFLLASCSDNKASSNMNDREEDELVYASTKDIRDINPHLYAGEMAAQNMVFESLVVNTEKGVQPALAKSWDISEDGRTYTFHLRKGVTFSDGEPFNAKAVKMNMDAVVKNIEKNAWLNLVSEIKSTKAVDDDTFVLTLKEPYYPTLEELGLTRPFRFISPKSFIDGTTAKGVQSYAGTGPYVLKEHKKNQYAVFEVNDHYWGEKPKISTVKWKVMPDHQTILLALQKGEIDLLFGADGDMIDGDSFHALKEAGQYGVTVSPPVGSRSIVINSNQPMTKDPKVREAFQYAIQKEMITKGILNGTEQVAHTLLAPSVPYADIPLKKKTYQKEKAEALLDEAGWKLKEDGYRYQNGKRLSVAIYYNSDNAGERTISESIQQDFKQVGIKLDIRGEEKQAFLDRQKTGKFDLMYSLSWGLPYDPQTYVSSFRVASHADYQAQLGLKKKKWLDETITKVLVERDEQKRKQMYRDILTYIHDENIYIPISYSVTKAVYNKRLKGIGFHVSQYEIPFDRMYFSS is encoded by the coding sequence ATGAGTGATCAGCCTGTTTACATAAAGAAAAAGCATCCATATGTGACATACACCTTGATGTTGTTTTCAGTCATGGCTTGTTTTTTATTGGCATCATGCTCTGATAACAAAGCATCTTCTAATATGAATGACAGAGAAGAAGATGAGCTAGTGTATGCAAGTACAAAAGATATAAGGGATATCAATCCCCATTTATATGCTGGAGAAATGGCCGCTCAAAATATGGTGTTTGAATCGCTTGTTGTTAATACTGAGAAAGGCGTTCAGCCTGCCTTAGCGAAAAGCTGGGACATTTCAGAGGATGGCAGAACCTACACCTTTCACCTGCGAAAAGGTGTGACTTTTTCAGATGGTGAGCCTTTTAATGCAAAGGCTGTGAAAATGAACATGGACGCCGTTGTTAAAAACATCGAAAAGAACGCTTGGCTGAATCTCGTATCCGAAATCAAATCCACGAAGGCTGTGGATGACGATACATTTGTTCTTACGTTAAAAGAGCCTTATTACCCTACGTTAGAAGAACTGGGCTTAACACGTCCCTTCCGTTTTATTTCTCCAAAAAGCTTCATTGATGGAACGACTGCAAAAGGAGTTCAAAGCTATGCAGGCACAGGTCCTTACGTGCTAAAAGAACATAAAAAAAATCAATATGCCGTTTTTGAAGTGAATGACCACTACTGGGGGGAAAAGCCAAAAATCTCAACAGTGAAGTGGAAAGTCATGCCGGATCACCAAACGATTTTACTTGCCCTGCAAAAAGGAGAAATTGATCTCTTATTCGGTGCAGATGGTGACATGATTGACGGAGACTCATTCCATGCTTTAAAGGAAGCGGGTCAATATGGTGTGACCGTGAGTCCTCCGGTTGGTTCAAGATCGATCGTCATCAATTCAAACCAGCCGATGACAAAAGATCCGAAAGTCAGAGAAGCGTTTCAATATGCCATTCAAAAAGAGATGATCACAAAGGGCATTTTAAATGGAACGGAACAGGTCGCACATACGCTGCTTGCCCCGTCAGTTCCTTACGCAGATATCCCGCTGAAAAAGAAAACCTATCAAAAAGAGAAAGCAGAGGCATTACTGGATGAGGCAGGCTGGAAGCTGAAAGAAGACGGCTACCGCTATCAAAATGGCAAAAGGCTGAGTGTCGCCATTTACTATAATTCCGATAATGCAGGCGAAAGAACGATAAGTGAATCGATCCAACAAGATTTCAAGCAAGTTGGGATCAAACTGGATATTAGAGGAGAAGAAAAACAGGCATTTTTAGACCGCCAGAAAACAGGGAAATTCGATCTGATGTACTCGCTATCGTGGGGACTTCCTTATGATCCACAAACCTATGTTTCTTCGTTCCGCGTCGCATCACATGCTGATTATCAAGCTCAACTAGGGTTGAAGAAGAAAAAGTGGCTGGACGAGACGATTACGAAAGTATTGGTAGAACGAGATGAGCAAAAGCGGAAACAAATGTATCGAGACATCTTGACGTATATTCATGATGAAAATATCTATATCCCAATCTCTTATTCTGTGACAAAGGCCGTCTATAATAAGCGCCTGAAAGGTATTGGTTTTCATGTGTCACAGTATGAAATTCCCTTTGACCGTATGTATTTTTCGTCATAA
- a CDS encoding macrolide family glycosyltransferase, which yields MAKILLITFPAEGHVNPMLGIIKAWADRGDEVHAVTTVHYEERIKRLGAHVHKHPDYIRTLHVDEGNLDSMQPFFHAMLQTSFDILEVVETLSQQHSFDFVYFDMFGAGELVRDYLQIPGIGSNPSFVLQEAHFDTPLYRKDEKADHLLESIQERFGVQPTRLMQFMKNRGELNIVYTSEYFQPSVDAVNDSFVFIGPSFLKRADQHDFPLESLEQEKVIFISMGTVLGDTEAFFNMCIDAFADFDGKVVIATGEKVDRSLLKEAPSHFLIEPYVPQLEVLELTDVFVTHGGMNSVNEGIHYHVPMVVIPVDKDQPMVAKRLTELFAARALDKDQLTAKQLRETVDAVLGSDTYRAGIEKIEESFQTAGGTEKALRVIDQWMLAKQTQS from the coding sequence GTGGCGAAGATTTTATTGATTACATTTCCCGCTGAGGGACATGTGAATCCTATGTTAGGGATCATCAAAGCATGGGCAGACCGAGGAGATGAAGTACATGCGGTCACAACTGTACATTATGAGGAACGAATTAAACGCTTAGGCGCTCACGTACATAAACATCCAGACTATATTCGCACATTACATGTGGACGAAGGAAATCTTGATTCCATGCAGCCGTTCTTTCATGCCATGCTGCAAACATCATTTGATATTTTAGAGGTGGTGGAAACACTTTCTCAGCAGCATTCATTTGATTTTGTCTATTTTGATATGTTTGGGGCAGGGGAGCTTGTTCGAGATTACTTACAAATTCCGGGAATCGGTTCAAACCCATCTTTTGTGCTGCAAGAGGCGCATTTTGATACACCTCTATACAGAAAGGATGAGAAAGCCGATCATCTGTTAGAAAGCATACAAGAGCGTTTTGGCGTTCAGCCAACGCGTTTGATGCAATTCATGAAAAATCGCGGAGAACTGAATATCGTGTATACGAGTGAATATTTCCAGCCGTCTGTTGATGCAGTGAACGACTCGTTTGTTTTCATTGGACCGAGCTTTCTAAAAAGGGCAGATCAGCATGATTTCCCGCTAGAATCACTTGAACAAGAAAAAGTCATCTTTATTTCAATGGGCACTGTTCTTGGCGATACAGAAGCATTTTTTAATATGTGTATCGATGCCTTTGCCGATTTTGACGGAAAAGTGGTAATCGCAACAGGTGAAAAAGTGGATCGCTCTCTCTTGAAAGAAGCGCCTTCTCATTTTCTGATCGAGCCTTATGTGCCGCAGCTTGAAGTGCTCGAGCTGACAGATGTGTTTGTGACCCACGGGGGAATGAACAGTGTCAATGAAGGCATTCATTATCACGTTCCGATGGTCGTCATTCCGGTCGACAAAGATCAGCCGATGGTTGCCAAAAGACTGACGGAATTATTTGCTGCCCGTGCACTTGATAAAGATCAGCTGACAGCAAAGCAGCTACGAGAAACCGTGGATGCTGTTTTGGGAAGCGACACGTATCGTGCTGGGATTGAAAAAATTGAAGAAAGCTTCCAAACAGCAGGTGGAACAGAAAAAGCATTGCGGGTAATCGATCAATGGATGCTTGCGAAACAGACTCAATCATGA
- a CDS encoding DinB family protein: MNCESVLHQIEVAVKTLIKIVSQLEEDDLQKRPTPHKQSIGELLEHIAIICEADWRIANEATQEEMEKFYANVSYKTLKLIENGLMTNFHSLKNHYMKLSDTELLSRTTSYWGVTYTRYEWLLEILAHVYHHRGQLHAMLVHCYNKDPKILMFE, encoded by the coding sequence ATGAATTGTGAAAGTGTTTTACATCAAATTGAAGTAGCTGTTAAAACATTAATAAAAATAGTCAGTCAATTAGAAGAAGATGATTTACAAAAAAGACCAACACCTCATAAGCAGTCTATCGGAGAGTTGCTGGAACACATTGCGATCATTTGTGAAGCTGACTGGCGTATTGCTAATGAGGCTACCCAAGAAGAGATGGAAAAGTTTTATGCTAATGTATCATATAAAACTTTAAAGTTGATAGAAAATGGTTTAATGACTAATTTTCATTCCTTAAAAAATCATTATATGAAATTATCGGACACAGAACTACTGTCTCGTACCACTTCTTATTGGGGTGTGACATATACAAGGTATGAGTGGTTGTTAGAAATATTAGCACATGTATATCATCATAGGGGACAATTACATGCTATGCTTGTTCACTGTTACAATAAAGACCCCAAAATTTTAATGTTTGAATAA
- the clpP gene encoding ATP-dependent Clp endopeptidase proteolytic subunit ClpP → MNLIPTVIEQTNRGERAYDIYSRLLKDRIIMLGSAIDDNVANSIVSQLLFLEAEDPEKDISIYINSPGGSITAGMAIYDTMQFIKPKVSTICIGMAASMGAFLLAAGEKGKRYALPNSEVMIHQPLGGAQGQATEIEIAAKRILSLRDKLNQVLAERTGQPIEVIERDTDRDNFKTAEEALEYGLIDKVLTRNSEEQK, encoded by the coding sequence ATGAATTTAATACCTACAGTCATTGAACAAACAAATCGTGGGGAAAGAGCTTACGACATTTATTCTCGTCTTTTAAAAGACCGTATTATCATGCTTGGTTCTGCGATCGATGACAATGTTGCCAACTCCATCGTGTCACAGCTGCTTTTCTTAGAAGCTGAAGATCCAGAAAAAGATATTTCTATCTACATTAACAGCCCTGGCGGTTCAATTACAGCTGGTATGGCCATTTACGATACGATGCAATTTATTAAACCAAAGGTTTCAACCATTTGTATTGGTATGGCTGCATCAATGGGTGCGTTCCTGCTTGCTGCTGGTGAAAAAGGTAAGCGTTATGCCCTTCCAAACAGTGAAGTCATGATTCACCAACCACTAGGTGGAGCCCAAGGTCAAGCAACAGAAATTGAAATTGCGGCAAAACGAATCCTTTCTTTACGCGACAAATTGAACCAAGTACTTGCTGAACGTACTGGTCAGCCAATTGAAGTCATTGAGCGCGATACAGATCGCGACAACTTCAAAACAGCGGAAGAAGCTCTTGAATACGGACTCATTGACAAAGTCTTGACCCGTAATTCAGAAGAACAAAAATAA
- a CDS encoding TIGR00730 family Rossman fold protein, protein MKTICVFAGSNPGVKDVYKQKAVELGAYMAEQDIRLVYGGSRIGLMGAIADEVLRKGGQVIGVMPKGLFRGEVVHQELTELIEVTGMHERKAKMSELADGFIAMPGGFGTYEELFEVLCWAQIGIHQKPIGLYQVNDYFNPLMDMVKFSVQEGFSNESHLQLLHGSSEPEELIKQMASYRTPTLQQKWTELS, encoded by the coding sequence ATGAAAACGATTTGTGTGTTTGCTGGTTCGAATCCAGGCGTGAAAGATGTCTACAAACAAAAGGCTGTCGAGCTGGGTGCATATATGGCAGAGCAAGACATTCGTCTTGTATATGGCGGTTCACGAATTGGCTTAATGGGTGCTATTGCAGACGAAGTTTTAAGAAAAGGCGGGCAAGTCATTGGGGTCATGCCTAAAGGGCTTTTTAGAGGAGAAGTTGTGCATCAGGAGCTGACAGAGTTAATTGAGGTAACAGGAATGCATGAACGAAAAGCGAAAATGAGCGAGCTGGCCGATGGGTTTATTGCGATGCCGGGCGGCTTTGGTACATATGAAGAATTATTTGAGGTGCTATGCTGGGCACAAATTGGCATCCATCAAAAGCCAATCGGATTGTATCAAGTGAATGACTATTTCAATCCGCTTATGGATATGGTGAAGTTTAGTGTACAGGAAGGTTTTTCGAATGAATCCCACCTTCAATTGTTACATGGTTCCAGCGAACCGGAGGAATTAATCAAGCAGATGGCTTCTTATCGAACACCAACTCTTCAGCAGAAATGGACGGAGCTGTCGTAA
- a CDS encoding MazG nucleotide pyrophosphohydrolase domain-containing protein, with product MQTNEMEKWIKGFYKKRNWTEYGPFIRLGFLMEETGELARAVRAIEIGRDRPDEQKQKSSELKKELVEEMGDVLGNLLILADLYDVTVEEIFSSHQQKLTKRFSELKST from the coding sequence ATGCAAACAAATGAGATGGAGAAATGGATCAAAGGTTTTTACAAAAAGAGAAATTGGACAGAATACGGACCGTTTATCCGATTAGGGTTCCTGATGGAAGAAACAGGCGAACTCGCTCGCGCTGTTAGAGCCATCGAAATCGGACGTGACCGGCCTGACGAGCAAAAACAAAAATCATCTGAGTTAAAGAAAGAACTCGTTGAAGAAATGGGAGATGTATTAGGGAATCTACTTATTTTAGCCGATCTCTATGATGTCACAGTCGAAGAGATTTTCTCCTCTCATCAACAGAAGCTTACAAAGCGCTTTTCAGAACTGAAAAGCACGTGA
- a CDS encoding SulP family inorganic anion transporter — translation MRFYGRFEGYDSSKFRRDLIAGLVVGVVAIPLGMAFAIASGVGPEYGLYTVIVAGILISLFGGSKYQIGGPTGAFVPILFGIVSQYGIENLLIAGFMAGCMLVLFGIFKLGKLMKFIPRPVIIGFTAGIAVIIFSGQIANFLGLKGVEKHESFFLNMREIVVHLGTANSLAILTAIVGLIVILAAQKYIPKIPGALLGLLASTFLAVLFFQGQVETIGSAYGEIPRQLPSFAFPELTIEKMIYLLPPAIVIALLGGVESILSAMVADNMKGSKHDSNKELVGQGIANMAAPLFGGIPATGAIARTATNIKNGGASPISGVVHGVVVLLILMLFAPYASMIPLAAMAPILMFVAWNMSEKKEFINIVKVKNADSLVLVVTFLLTVIGDLIIGVTAGLILAFIAFIKKMSQTTSIHPNIAVPQMETAAALEKQTDQQGISMYAIEGPLFFGTTDSLENSILDHVQTKPKTLILLMNKVNYMDTSAEAVLMNISNRLKHHNGKLMIVGLQSQPKELLRRTGLFHHIGKQHFFERTDDISPQHL, via the coding sequence ATGCGTTTTTATGGAAGATTTGAAGGATATGATTCATCAAAATTTAGACGCGATTTAATCGCTGGGCTTGTCGTGGGCGTTGTGGCAATTCCTTTAGGCATGGCATTTGCCATTGCATCTGGTGTCGGACCAGAATATGGATTATACACAGTCATCGTTGCCGGCATTTTGATTTCATTGTTTGGTGGTTCAAAGTATCAGATTGGCGGGCCGACTGGGGCGTTTGTTCCGATTTTATTTGGTATCGTCAGCCAGTATGGTATTGAAAACTTACTCATTGCTGGTTTTATGGCAGGCTGTATGCTTGTATTATTCGGAATATTCAAACTAGGAAAGCTCATGAAATTTATTCCTCGTCCGGTTATCATCGGCTTTACTGCTGGCATTGCTGTCATTATTTTTTCAGGGCAGATTGCCAACTTCCTCGGGTTAAAGGGTGTTGAAAAGCATGAAAGTTTTTTCCTCAATATGAGAGAAATCGTGGTCCATCTCGGTACCGCAAACAGTCTCGCCATTCTCACAGCTATCGTTGGGCTCATCGTGATTTTGGCGGCACAAAAATACATTCCCAAAATACCTGGTGCTCTATTAGGCCTATTGGCTTCAACATTTCTAGCTGTTCTCTTTTTCCAAGGACAAGTTGAAACGATCGGCTCGGCATATGGCGAGATCCCTCGCCAGCTGCCAAGCTTCGCTTTTCCTGAATTAACGATTGAAAAAATGATATACCTCCTGCCTCCAGCGATTGTCATTGCGCTTTTAGGCGGAGTGGAATCAATTTTATCCGCAATGGTCGCAGACAATATGAAGGGCTCAAAGCATGACAGCAATAAAGAGCTTGTCGGGCAAGGAATTGCCAATATGGCGGCACCGCTGTTCGGAGGAATTCCGGCGACTGGGGCGATTGCCCGTACGGCAACAAATATCAAAAATGGAGGAGCAAGCCCGATTTCTGGTGTGGTGCATGGCGTTGTGGTGCTGCTCATCTTAATGCTCTTTGCACCATATGCGTCCATGATTCCACTTGCTGCGATGGCACCGATTTTAATGTTTGTGGCTTGGAATATGAGTGAGAAAAAAGAATTTATCAATATTGTCAAAGTGAAAAATGCGGATTCACTTGTACTTGTTGTGACATTCCTGTTGACGGTCATCGGTGATTTGATTATTGGCGTCACCGCAGGTCTCATTTTAGCCTTTATCGCTTTTATCAAAAAAATGAGCCAGACGACGAGCATTCATCCAAACATTGCGGTCCCCCAAATGGAAACAGCAGCTGCTTTAGAAAAACAGACAGACCAGCAAGGCATTAGTATGTACGCCATTGAAGGGCCATTGTTTTTCGGAACAACAGATTCACTGGAAAACTCGATTCTGGACCATGTTCAGACAAAGCCGAAAACGCTCATTCTACTCATGAATAAAGTTAATTATATGGACACATCAGCAGAAGCGGTGCTGATGAATATCTCCAATCGGTTAAAGCACCATAATGGTAAGCTGATGATTGTCGGACTTCAATCACAGCCGAAAGAGCTTTTGCGTCGGACAGGTCTTTTCCATCATATTGGAAAACAGCATTTCTTTGAACGAACAGATGATATTTCACCACAGCATCTATAA
- a CDS encoding beta-class carbonic anhydrase: MGSKLEQILQHNSEFVQERHYEPYKAGKFPEKKLVILTCMDTRLLELLPQSMGLRNGDAKIIKNAGAIVTHPFGSVMRSILLAIYELKAEEVCIVGHHECGMAGLAADPLLEKAKARGIEEKCLSIVKNSGVDLKGWLTGFDSVEESVSQSVKLVKEHPLMPSDVAVHGLVIHPATGKLDVVVKDKQIDPQYT; the protein is encoded by the coding sequence ATGGGATCAAAATTAGAACAGATACTTCAGCACAATTCAGAGTTTGTACAAGAGAGACATTATGAGCCTTATAAAGCGGGAAAATTTCCTGAAAAGAAATTGGTCATATTAACTTGTATGGATACACGTCTTTTGGAACTACTGCCGCAATCCATGGGGCTGCGCAACGGGGATGCGAAGATCATTAAAAATGCGGGCGCCATTGTCACACATCCGTTCGGCAGTGTGATGCGGAGTATTCTATTAGCCATTTATGAGCTGAAAGCAGAAGAGGTATGCATTGTAGGACATCATGAATGCGGAATGGCAGGTCTTGCGGCAGATCCTTTACTGGAAAAGGCGAAGGCACGCGGCATTGAAGAGAAATGTTTGTCTATTGTGAAAAACTCAGGAGTTGATTTAAAGGGGTGGCTGACAGGCTTTGATTCAGTGGAAGAGAGCGTATCCCAAAGTGTGAAATTGGTCAAAGAGCATCCGTTAATGCCTAGTGATGTGGCTGTTCACGGACTAGTCATTCATCCGGCAACAGGAAAGCTGGATGTCGTTGTAAAAGATAAACAGATCGACCCGCAGTATACCTAA
- a CDS encoding 2-hydroxyacid dehydrogenase, translating into MTPHIFVAKPLPASFEEMLKEHCTYEVWQSKDPIPKDILFQKLQHADGLLTSGTKIDQELLDHAPKLKVVSNNSVGYDNFDIEAMRQRGVIGTHTPHTLDHTVADLAFSLILSSARRIAELDRFIREGKWTKFVQEEDIFGIDVHHQTLGIIGMGRIGEQVAKRAAHGFDMNVLYHNRSRNEKAESAYGALYCTLDDLLKQADIIVLITPLTDETYHMIGERELRLMKQTALFVNISRGKTVDEKSLIQALQKGWIKGAGLDVFEQEPLEEHHPFKEMNNVTLAPHIGSATETTRDLMLKRAIHNVIHGIDGKAPVDVVKELASS; encoded by the coding sequence GTGACACCACACATTTTTGTCGCCAAACCTTTACCTGCCTCTTTTGAGGAAATGCTAAAGGAACATTGTACATACGAGGTGTGGCAATCCAAAGACCCCATTCCAAAAGATATTTTGTTTCAAAAACTACAGCATGCTGACGGACTTTTAACGTCTGGAACGAAAATCGATCAAGAGCTATTAGATCACGCACCAAAACTCAAGGTAGTAAGCAATAACTCTGTTGGCTATGACAACTTCGATATAGAAGCGATGAGGCAAAGAGGCGTCATTGGTACGCACACGCCTCATACACTCGATCATACTGTGGCTGACCTTGCATTTTCACTTATTCTATCTTCGGCACGACGAATCGCTGAGCTTGATCGTTTTATCCGCGAAGGGAAATGGACTAAATTTGTACAGGAAGAAGATATCTTTGGCATCGATGTCCATCATCAAACGCTCGGCATCATTGGGATGGGACGTATCGGAGAGCAAGTAGCCAAACGTGCCGCACACGGCTTTGATATGAACGTGCTGTATCATAATCGAAGCCGGAATGAAAAGGCTGAATCGGCGTACGGCGCTTTATATTGCACTCTGGATGACCTGCTAAAGCAGGCTGATATTATTGTATTGATTACACCGCTGACCGATGAAACGTATCATATGATTGGAGAACGCGAATTGAGGTTAATGAAGCAAACCGCTTTATTTGTAAACATCTCCCGCGGGAAAACAGTGGATGAAAAAAGCCTCATTCAAGCGCTTCAGAAGGGCTGGATCAAAGGCGCAGGTCTTGATGTGTTTGAGCAGGAACCGCTCGAGGAGCATCACCCTTTCAAAGAGATGAACAATGTCACCCTTGCTCCTCACATCGGTTCCGCTACTGAAACAACACGGGATCTTATGCTGAAACGAGCCATTCATAATGTGATTCACGGCATTGATGGCAAAGCCCCTGTTGATGTGGTGAAAGAGCTCGCCTCATCTTAA
- a CDS encoding ribonuclease has product MKKISSVFTMFALIAAILFSGFIPQQAHAETPLTPTATNEIASIQLASDVRTLAVINTFDGVADYLIQHKRLPDNYITKSQASALGWVASKGNLAEVAPGKSIGGDVFSNREGRLPSASGRTWREADINYVSGFRNADRLVYSSDWLIYKTTDHYATFTRIR; this is encoded by the coding sequence ATGAAAAAAATCAGTTCGGTTTTTACTATGTTTGCTCTGATCGCTGCTATTCTGTTTTCTGGATTTATTCCGCAGCAAGCCCATGCAGAAACACCTCTTACACCGACAGCCACGAATGAAATAGCTTCTATTCAACTTGCATCAGATGTGCGAACCCTTGCGGTCATTAATACGTTTGATGGGGTAGCAGATTATTTAATTCAACACAAACGCCTGCCTGATAACTACATTACAAAATCACAAGCAAGTGCCCTTGGATGGGTAGCGTCAAAGGGAAATCTAGCAGAGGTTGCCCCAGGCAAAAGCATCGGTGGAGATGTTTTCTCTAACCGGGAAGGTCGTCTTCCTTCAGCAAGCGGCCGAACATGGCGTGAAGCAGACATCAATTACGTTTCAGGCTTCCGCAATGCTGACCGCCTCGTGTATTCAAGCGACTGGCTCATTTACAAAACAACAGACCATTACGCGACATTCACTCGTATTCGATAA
- a CDS encoding arylamine N-acetyltransferase family protein has protein sequence MMQSAFLQKIGYEGQSITFHDLPVLLKKMAYTFPFENRSVLNKQSYGLNQEGLKQHLLESSRGGLCYDLNPLLYYVLKEAGLAVQLVQGTVYNKEAEMWALDGTHVAIVLKHHNERFLLDAGFGVNLPLQPVPFTGEWVEAPSIRFRVKAEETEKGTHLLQLDRGAGAETGYAFTLKEVGEDTLTQLRQEIYENEASPFNKRPLASKLTPTGRVVVTEDHVTTHEHEEVSKKPLPLPFNEYVKNLLP, from the coding sequence ATGATGCAATCAGCTTTTTTACAGAAGATCGGATACGAAGGCCAGTCCATCACCTTCCATGACTTGCCTGTATTATTAAAAAAGATGGCCTATACCTTTCCATTTGAAAATAGATCTGTGCTGAACAAACAATCCTATGGCTTGAATCAAGAAGGATTGAAGCAGCATCTTCTTGAAAGCAGCAGAGGAGGGCTTTGCTATGACCTCAATCCGCTCTTATATTATGTGTTAAAAGAGGCAGGGCTCGCTGTGCAGCTCGTTCAAGGGACTGTGTATAACAAGGAAGCGGAGATGTGGGCACTTGATGGGACGCATGTAGCCATCGTCCTAAAACATCACAACGAGCGATTCCTCCTTGATGCAGGGTTTGGTGTGAATTTACCTCTTCAGCCCGTCCCTTTTACAGGTGAATGGGTGGAAGCGCCGTCCATTCGTTTTCGCGTGAAGGCGGAGGAAACAGAAAAAGGGACCCACTTACTCCAATTGGACAGGGGAGCGGGTGCTGAAACAGGCTATGCTTTCACATTAAAAGAAGTGGGTGAGGATACATTGACGCAATTACGGCAGGAGATTTATGAAAATGAAGCCTCACCTTTTAACAAAAGGCCGCTTGCTTCCAAGCTGACACCAACAGGACGTGTAGTCGTCACAGAGGATCATGTCACCACACATGAACATGAAGAAGTGTCGAAAAAACCGCTGCCTCTGCCTTTTAACGAATATGTGAAAAATCTTTTACCATAA
- a CDS encoding HPr family phosphocarrier protein, whose translation MVEKTVTIQLKTGLQARPAALFVQEANRFGAEIFLEKDGKKVNAKSIMGLMSLAISSGVTVTLIADGADEQEAIDALTDFINQEN comes from the coding sequence ATGGTGGAAAAAACAGTCACCATCCAGTTGAAAACAGGCTTGCAGGCACGACCGGCTGCTTTGTTCGTACAAGAAGCCAATCGCTTTGGAGCTGAAATTTTTCTAGAGAAGGACGGGAAAAAGGTCAATGCAAAGAGCATTATGGGTCTCATGAGTCTTGCAATCAGCTCTGGGGTCACTGTTACACTAATAGCTGATGGTGCAGATGAACAAGAAGCCATTGATGCGTTAACGGATTTTATCAATCAAGAAAACTGA